The Eublepharis macularius isolate TG4126 chromosome 8, MPM_Emac_v1.0, whole genome shotgun sequence genome contains a region encoding:
- the LOC129334473 gene encoding uncharacterized protein F54H12.2-like, translating into MAFIHCGSEECVKSELDLFQIAPTQTSIEKSVYIEVPPLSALTGSAPLEFFIAGNGEDYLDLNNTLLYVKCKITQEDGTDIAQNARVALVNYPIASIFSQLDVTLGDRLISQSNNCYPYRALIETVLNYSFEILSTQFSSGGFYKDTASLMDSTLLNQGNKGFAKRALLAAESKTVDLLGHLHADIFFQEKLLLNGVDVKIKLARNKDSFCLMSGEGAAVRYKLHMDSAALFVKKVKVAPGVRLAHAEALLTSTAKYPVDRVDMKVFSIPTGARVSNQDNLFLGQLPKMVVMGLVDNDAFSGAFTKNPFHFQHYNINFVALYVDGEQVPSKPFQPDFEAGNNVREYMSLVQTAGKHLQDRPLLVDREEYRHGYTLFAFDLSPDQDCTGHYSLIKTGNLRAEIRFAAALPRTINLIVYGVFDNVIEINHNRNVLFDYM; encoded by the coding sequence ATGGCTTTCATCCACTGCGGGTCGGAAGAGTGTGTAAAGTCCGAGCTCGACCTGTTCCAGATAGCTCCTACCCAGACCAGCATTGAGAAAAGCGTATATATCGAGGTTCCACCCCTCTCGGCCCTCACGGGGTCAGCACCTCTAGAGTTTTTCATAGCCGGGAATGGTGAAGATTACCTCGATTTAAACAATACTCTCTTGTATGTGAAATGTAAAATTACTCAAGAAGATGGTACCGACATCGCACAGAATGCTAGAGTGGCCCTGGTGAACTACCCAATTGCTTCCATTTTCAGTCAGCTGGATGTTACCCTAGGCGACCGGCTCATCAGCCAGAGTAACAACTGCTATCCCTACAGGGCTCTCATTGAAACAGTGCTCAACTACAGCTTTGAAATCCTATCTACCCAATTTTCTTCAGGCGGATTTTATAAGGATACAGCGAGTCTGATGGACAGCACCCTGCTGAACCAAGGTAACAAAGGATTTGCCAAAAGGGCGTTGCTGGCAGCCGAAAGCAAAACAGTAGACCTTTTAGGCCATCTCCACGCCGATATATTTTTTCAAGAAAAGCTGCTCTTAAATGGCGTGGATGTCAAAATCAAACTAGCTCGTAACAAAGACTCTTTCTGCCTGATGAGTGGCGAGGGGGCTGCTGTGCGCTATAAGCTCCACATGGATTCTGCCGCGCTCTTtgtgaagaaagtgaaagtagccccAGGCGTACGGCTGGCCCACGCTGAAGCTCTGCTGACATCCACAGCAAAATACCCTGTGGACCGTGTCGACATGAAGGTGTTCAGCATCCCTACCGGTGCCCGCGTGAGCAACCAAGACAACCTGTTTTTGGGACAGCTCCCCAAAATGGTGGTCATGGGGCTCGTGGACAATGACGCTTTCAGTGGCGCCTTCACCAAAAACCCTTTTCATTTCCAACATTACAACATTAACTTTGTAGCCCTGTACGTGGACGGGGAGCAGGTCCCCTCCAAGCCCTTCCAGCCCGACTTTGAAGCCGGAAACAACGTGAGAGAATACATGAGCCTCGTGCAAACAGCGGGGAAGCACCTTCAGGACAGGCCCCTCCTGGTAGATCGTGAAGAGTATAGGCACGGGTACACCCTGTTTGCTTTTGACCTCTCTCCTGATCAGGACTGCACCGGCCATTACTCCCTGATTAAAACCGGGAACCTGAGAGCAGAAATACGTTTTGCTGCGGCCCTACCACGAACCATTAATTTGATTGTGTATGGGGTGTTTGATAATGTCATAGAGATCAACCACAACCGTAACGTGCTTTTTGATTACATGTAA